One window from the genome of Corvus moneduloides isolate bCorMon1 chromosome 9, bCorMon1.pri, whole genome shotgun sequence encodes:
- the HOOK1 gene encoding protein Hook homolog 1 isoform X2: MEAKSADPLLCDSLILWLQTFNTAAPCRDVQDLTSGVAMAQVLHQIDVAWFDASWLNRIKEDVGDNWRIKSSNLKKILQGIMDYYHEFLGQQIAEELIPDLTQISENSDSTELGRLLQLILGCAVNCERKQEHIQNIMTLEESVQHVVMTAIQELMSKEVTGPSPCDASSEVEQQLKKALEDLQEALAEKEELAQRCQELDLQVAALQDEKNSLMSENEIMNDRLEQLDDSLDDPNTVVAKKYFSAQLQLEQLQEENFRLEAAKDDYRVHCEDLEKQLIELQHRNNELTSLAEESRALKDENDILRATADKASKLESTVEVYRKKLQDLNDFRRQVKSLQETNMMYMHNTVSLEDELRKANAARAQLETYKRQVQELHNKLSEESKRADKLAFEMKRLEEKYEALMKEKERLIVQCDALRETNEELRYAQMQQDHLSQTGESRFKSHENLAAEILPVEYREMFIRLQHENKMLLLKQEGSENERIAELQEQLEQKHRTVNELETEKRLNEERIGGLQQQIEDLQKTLQEQGSKTEGSSNLKQKLAAHMEKLNEVHDELQKKEADLAELQPDDSQNPQKIGELEAALRKKDEDMKAMEERYKMYLEKARNVIKTLDPKLNPASAEIMLLRKQIMEKDKRIEALENEFKMAKLRDYEEKLIVTAWYNKSLTLQKLGMEARLVGSSGSCGAGPGRSFLAQQRHVTNTRRNLTVKVPGATSD, from the exons ATGGAGGCGAAGTCGGCGGACCCGCTGCTCTGCGACAGCCTCATCCTCTGG CTGCAGACGTTCAATACAGCTGCACCCTGCAGAGATGTCCAGGACTTGACTAGTGGGGTTGCCATGGCTCAGGTGCTTCACCAAAT agatgtTGCCTGGTTTGATGCGTCTTGGCTCAATCGCATTAAAGAAGATGTTGGTGACAACTGGAGAATAAAG TCCAGTAATTTGAAGAAGATACTGCAAGGAATTATGGACTACTATCATGag tTCCTGGGTCAGCAGATTGCAGAAGAGCTTATTCCAGACTTGACCCAGATATCTGAGAACTCGGATTCCACGGAACTGGGCAGGCTCCTGCAGCTTATTTTAGGTTGTGCTGTCAACTGTGAGAGGAAACAAG AACACATACAGAATATCATGACCCTTGAAGAGTCTGTTCAGCACGTTGTCATGACAGCCATTCAGGAG CTCATGAGCAAGGAAGTCACGGGTCCTTCCCCGTGTGATGCATCAAGTGAAGTGGAGCAGCAG CTTAAAAAAGCCTTGGAAGACCTTCAGGAAGCACTAGCAGAAAAAGAGGAGTTGGCACAAAGATGTCAAGAGCTGGATTTGCAG GTGGCTGCCCTCCAGGATGAAAAAAACAGCTTGATGTCAGAAAATGAGATTATGAATGACAGACTAGAGCAATTAGATGACTCTCTTGATGATCCAAATACTGTGGTTgcaaaaaagtatttcagtgcACAGTTGCAGCTGGAACAATTGCAAGAAGAAAACTTCAG GCTTGAAGCTGCAAAAGATGATTATCGTGTCCACTGTGAAGATCTAGAAAAACAATTGATTGAGCTGCAGCATAGAAACAATGAACTGACCTCTCTGGCAGAAGAATCAAGAGCCTTGAAGGATGAAAATGACATTCTTAG GGCCACTGCAGACAAGGCAAGCAAGCTGGAGTCAACGGTGGAAGTGTATCGGAAGAAGCTGCAGGATCTGAACGATTTCCGCAGGCAGGTGAAGTCCCTGCAGGAGACCAACATGATGTACATGCACAACACAGTCAGCCTGGAGGATGAGCTCAGGAAAGCCAACGCAGCACGAGCCCAGCTGGAAACCTACAAAAGACAG GTCCAGGAGCTTCATAACAAACTGTCTGAAGAATCCAAAAGAGCTGATAAGCTGGCGTTTGAAATGAAGCgacttgaagaaaaatatgaagcgttaatgaaagaaaaagag AGATTGATAGTGCAGTGTGATGCATTAAGAGAGACAAATGAGGAGCTCCGGTATGCACAGATGCAGCAGGATCACCTGAGTCAAACAG GTGAATCTCGTTTTAAAAGCCATGAGAATCTTGCTGCTGAAATTCTGCCAGTGGAATATAG agagatgtttatcCGGCTGCAGCATGAAAATAAGATGCTCCTACTGAAACAGGAAGGATCAGAAAACGAACGGATTGCAGAGCTCCaggaacagctggagcagaagcaCCGGACAGTGAATGAGCTGGAAACTGAGAAAAG GCTCAATGAAGAGCGTATTGGGGGATTACAGCAGCAAATTGAAGATCTGCAAAAGACTCTACAGGAGCAGGGATCCAAGACTGAGGGA TCCAGCAACCTGAAGCAGAAACTGGCAGCACACAT GGAAAAGTTGAACGAGGTTCATGATGAGTTACAGAAGAAAGAGGCTGATcttgcagagctccagcctgatGACAGTCAGAACC CCCAGAAGATCggagagctggaagcagctttACGAAAAAAAGATGAGGATATGAAAGCAATGGAAGAAAGATACAAAATGTACCTTGAAAAAGCAAGGAAT GTGATAAAAACCTTAGACCCCAAGCTAAATCCAGCATCAGCAGAAATTATGTTGCTCAGAAAACAGATaatggaaaaagacaaaagaattgAAGCACTAGAG AATGAATTCAAAATGGCTAAGCTACGTGActatgaggaaaagctgattGTAACTGCATGGTATAACAAG AGCCTGACCCTGCAGAAGCTGGGCATGGAAGCCAGGCTGGttggcagcagtggcagctgcggggccgggcccggccgctCGTTCCTGGCGCAGCAGCGGCACGTCACCAACACCAGGAGGAACCTCACTGTTAAAGTACCAGGTGCAACATCTGATTAA
- the HOOK1 gene encoding protein Hook homolog 1 isoform X3, whose product MNIVMSHYKSFFTEHIQNIMTLEESVQHVVMTAIQELMSKEVTGPSPCDASSEVEQQLKKALEDLQEALAEKEELAQRCQELDLQVAALQDEKNSLMSENEIMNDRLEQLDDSLDDPNTVVAKKYFSAQLQLEQLQEENFRLEAAKDDYRVHCEDLEKQLIELQHRNNELTSLAEESRALKDENDILRATADKASKLESTVEVYRKKLQDLNDFRRQVKSLQETNMMYMHNTVSLEDELRKANAARAQLETYKRQVQELHNKLSEESKRADKLAFEMKRLEEKYEALMKEKERLIVQCDALRETNEELRYAQMQQDHLSQTGESRFKSHENLAAEILPVEYREMFIRLQHENKMLLLKQEGSENERIAELQEQLEQKHRTVNELETEKRLNEERIGGLQQQIEDLQKTLQEQGSKTEGSSNLKQKLAAHMEKLNEVHDELQKKEADLAELQPDDSQNPQKIGELEAALRKKDEDMKAMEERYKMYLEKARNVIKTLDPKLNPASAEIMLLRKQIMEKDKRIEALENEFKMAKLRDYEEKLIVTAWYNKSLTLQKLGMEARLVGSSGSCGAGPGRSFLAQQRHVTNTRRNLTVKVPGATSD is encoded by the exons ATGAACATTGTCATGAGTCACTACAAATCCTTTTTCACAGAACACATACAGAATATCATGACCCTTGAAGAGTCTGTTCAGCACGTTGTCATGACAGCCATTCAGGAG CTCATGAGCAAGGAAGTCACGGGTCCTTCCCCGTGTGATGCATCAAGTGAAGTGGAGCAGCAG CTTAAAAAAGCCTTGGAAGACCTTCAGGAAGCACTAGCAGAAAAAGAGGAGTTGGCACAAAGATGTCAAGAGCTGGATTTGCAG GTGGCTGCCCTCCAGGATGAAAAAAACAGCTTGATGTCAGAAAATGAGATTATGAATGACAGACTAGAGCAATTAGATGACTCTCTTGATGATCCAAATACTGTGGTTgcaaaaaagtatttcagtgcACAGTTGCAGCTGGAACAATTGCAAGAAGAAAACTTCAG GCTTGAAGCTGCAAAAGATGATTATCGTGTCCACTGTGAAGATCTAGAAAAACAATTGATTGAGCTGCAGCATAGAAACAATGAACTGACCTCTCTGGCAGAAGAATCAAGAGCCTTGAAGGATGAAAATGACATTCTTAG GGCCACTGCAGACAAGGCAAGCAAGCTGGAGTCAACGGTGGAAGTGTATCGGAAGAAGCTGCAGGATCTGAACGATTTCCGCAGGCAGGTGAAGTCCCTGCAGGAGACCAACATGATGTACATGCACAACACAGTCAGCCTGGAGGATGAGCTCAGGAAAGCCAACGCAGCACGAGCCCAGCTGGAAACCTACAAAAGACAG GTCCAGGAGCTTCATAACAAACTGTCTGAAGAATCCAAAAGAGCTGATAAGCTGGCGTTTGAAATGAAGCgacttgaagaaaaatatgaagcgttaatgaaagaaaaagag AGATTGATAGTGCAGTGTGATGCATTAAGAGAGACAAATGAGGAGCTCCGGTATGCACAGATGCAGCAGGATCACCTGAGTCAAACAG GTGAATCTCGTTTTAAAAGCCATGAGAATCTTGCTGCTGAAATTCTGCCAGTGGAATATAG agagatgtttatcCGGCTGCAGCATGAAAATAAGATGCTCCTACTGAAACAGGAAGGATCAGAAAACGAACGGATTGCAGAGCTCCaggaacagctggagcagaagcaCCGGACAGTGAATGAGCTGGAAACTGAGAAAAG GCTCAATGAAGAGCGTATTGGGGGATTACAGCAGCAAATTGAAGATCTGCAAAAGACTCTACAGGAGCAGGGATCCAAGACTGAGGGA TCCAGCAACCTGAAGCAGAAACTGGCAGCACACAT GGAAAAGTTGAACGAGGTTCATGATGAGTTACAGAAGAAAGAGGCTGATcttgcagagctccagcctgatGACAGTCAGAACC CCCAGAAGATCggagagctggaagcagctttACGAAAAAAAGATGAGGATATGAAAGCAATGGAAGAAAGATACAAAATGTACCTTGAAAAAGCAAGGAAT GTGATAAAAACCTTAGACCCCAAGCTAAATCCAGCATCAGCAGAAATTATGTTGCTCAGAAAACAGATaatggaaaaagacaaaagaattgAAGCACTAGAG AATGAATTCAAAATGGCTAAGCTACGTGActatgaggaaaagctgattGTAACTGCATGGTATAACAAG AGCCTGACCCTGCAGAAGCTGGGCATGGAAGCCAGGCTGGttggcagcagtggcagctgcggggccgggcccggccgctCGTTCCTGGCGCAGCAGCGGCACGTCACCAACACCAGGAGGAACCTCACTGTTAAAGTACCAGGTGCAACATCTGATTAA
- the HOOK1 gene encoding protein Hook homolog 1 isoform X1, translated as MSHITNYHCFPPLLQLCLSLKCTGIKSGVFSAFLGWQNGTIGWVAKRIQLQTFNTAAPCRDVQDLTSGVAMAQVLHQIDVAWFDASWLNRIKEDVGDNWRIKSSNLKKILQGIMDYYHEFLGQQIAEELIPDLTQISENSDSTELGRLLQLILGCAVNCERKQEHIQNIMTLEESVQHVVMTAIQELMSKEVTGPSPCDASSEVEQQLKKALEDLQEALAEKEELAQRCQELDLQVAALQDEKNSLMSENEIMNDRLEQLDDSLDDPNTVVAKKYFSAQLQLEQLQEENFRLEAAKDDYRVHCEDLEKQLIELQHRNNELTSLAEESRALKDENDILRATADKASKLESTVEVYRKKLQDLNDFRRQVKSLQETNMMYMHNTVSLEDELRKANAARAQLETYKRQVQELHNKLSEESKRADKLAFEMKRLEEKYEALMKEKERLIVQCDALRETNEELRYAQMQQDHLSQTGESRFKSHENLAAEILPVEYREMFIRLQHENKMLLLKQEGSENERIAELQEQLEQKHRTVNELETEKRLNEERIGGLQQQIEDLQKTLQEQGSKTEGSSNLKQKLAAHMEKLNEVHDELQKKEADLAELQPDDSQNPQKIGELEAALRKKDEDMKAMEERYKMYLEKARNVIKTLDPKLNPASAEIMLLRKQIMEKDKRIEALENEFKMAKLRDYEEKLIVTAWYNKSLTLQKLGMEARLVGSSGSCGAGPGRSFLAQQRHVTNTRRNLTVKVPGATSD; from the exons ATGTCACACATAACTAATTATCACTGTTTCCCTCCTCTGTTGCAGTTGTGTCTGTCACTTAAATGTACTGGAATAAAGTCTGGTGTGTTCTCTGCCTTCCTGGGGTGGCAGAATGGAACCATAGGCTGGGTGGCAAAAAGAATCCAG CTGCAGACGTTCAATACAGCTGCACCCTGCAGAGATGTCCAGGACTTGACTAGTGGGGTTGCCATGGCTCAGGTGCTTCACCAAAT agatgtTGCCTGGTTTGATGCGTCTTGGCTCAATCGCATTAAAGAAGATGTTGGTGACAACTGGAGAATAAAG TCCAGTAATTTGAAGAAGATACTGCAAGGAATTATGGACTACTATCATGag tTCCTGGGTCAGCAGATTGCAGAAGAGCTTATTCCAGACTTGACCCAGATATCTGAGAACTCGGATTCCACGGAACTGGGCAGGCTCCTGCAGCTTATTTTAGGTTGTGCTGTCAACTGTGAGAGGAAACAAG AACACATACAGAATATCATGACCCTTGAAGAGTCTGTTCAGCACGTTGTCATGACAGCCATTCAGGAG CTCATGAGCAAGGAAGTCACGGGTCCTTCCCCGTGTGATGCATCAAGTGAAGTGGAGCAGCAG CTTAAAAAAGCCTTGGAAGACCTTCAGGAAGCACTAGCAGAAAAAGAGGAGTTGGCACAAAGATGTCAAGAGCTGGATTTGCAG GTGGCTGCCCTCCAGGATGAAAAAAACAGCTTGATGTCAGAAAATGAGATTATGAATGACAGACTAGAGCAATTAGATGACTCTCTTGATGATCCAAATACTGTGGTTgcaaaaaagtatttcagtgcACAGTTGCAGCTGGAACAATTGCAAGAAGAAAACTTCAG GCTTGAAGCTGCAAAAGATGATTATCGTGTCCACTGTGAAGATCTAGAAAAACAATTGATTGAGCTGCAGCATAGAAACAATGAACTGACCTCTCTGGCAGAAGAATCAAGAGCCTTGAAGGATGAAAATGACATTCTTAG GGCCACTGCAGACAAGGCAAGCAAGCTGGAGTCAACGGTGGAAGTGTATCGGAAGAAGCTGCAGGATCTGAACGATTTCCGCAGGCAGGTGAAGTCCCTGCAGGAGACCAACATGATGTACATGCACAACACAGTCAGCCTGGAGGATGAGCTCAGGAAAGCCAACGCAGCACGAGCCCAGCTGGAAACCTACAAAAGACAG GTCCAGGAGCTTCATAACAAACTGTCTGAAGAATCCAAAAGAGCTGATAAGCTGGCGTTTGAAATGAAGCgacttgaagaaaaatatgaagcgttaatgaaagaaaaagag AGATTGATAGTGCAGTGTGATGCATTAAGAGAGACAAATGAGGAGCTCCGGTATGCACAGATGCAGCAGGATCACCTGAGTCAAACAG GTGAATCTCGTTTTAAAAGCCATGAGAATCTTGCTGCTGAAATTCTGCCAGTGGAATATAG agagatgtttatcCGGCTGCAGCATGAAAATAAGATGCTCCTACTGAAACAGGAAGGATCAGAAAACGAACGGATTGCAGAGCTCCaggaacagctggagcagaagcaCCGGACAGTGAATGAGCTGGAAACTGAGAAAAG GCTCAATGAAGAGCGTATTGGGGGATTACAGCAGCAAATTGAAGATCTGCAAAAGACTCTACAGGAGCAGGGATCCAAGACTGAGGGA TCCAGCAACCTGAAGCAGAAACTGGCAGCACACAT GGAAAAGTTGAACGAGGTTCATGATGAGTTACAGAAGAAAGAGGCTGATcttgcagagctccagcctgatGACAGTCAGAACC CCCAGAAGATCggagagctggaagcagctttACGAAAAAAAGATGAGGATATGAAAGCAATGGAAGAAAGATACAAAATGTACCTTGAAAAAGCAAGGAAT GTGATAAAAACCTTAGACCCCAAGCTAAATCCAGCATCAGCAGAAATTATGTTGCTCAGAAAACAGATaatggaaaaagacaaaagaattgAAGCACTAGAG AATGAATTCAAAATGGCTAAGCTACGTGActatgaggaaaagctgattGTAACTGCATGGTATAACAAG AGCCTGACCCTGCAGAAGCTGGGCATGGAAGCCAGGCTGGttggcagcagtggcagctgcggggccgggcccggccgctCGTTCCTGGCGCAGCAGCGGCACGTCACCAACACCAGGAGGAACCTCACTGTTAAAGTACCAGGTGCAACATCTGATTAA